The DNA segment GACGGCCGGGCCGGGCCGGTCTGGCTGGATATCCCGCTCGACGTCCAGGCTGCGCAGATCGTTCCCGCCGAGCTCACCGGCTACATCCCCGAGGCGGAAGTGCAGCCCGGGCTGGACGAGCCGATCCAGCAAACCCTCGAACTCATCGCCGCCGCCGAACGTCCGCTGATCCTCGCCGGACACGGCGTGCGCCTGGCGGGAGCGGCAAAGCGCTTTCTGGCACTGGCCGAGAAGCTCGACATTCCGGTAGTGACGACCTGGAATGCGCTCGACCTGATCCCCTGGGCACATCCGCTATGCGTCGGGCGGCCTGGTGTCGTCGCCCTGCGGGCCGCGAACTTTGCGGTACAGAACTGCGACCTGCTGATATCGATCGGCTGCCGACTCGACAACATCATCACGGCCTACAATCCACGGGGTTTTGCCCGCACCGCGCGCAAGATCGTGGTCGACGTCGATCCGGAAGAAATCGCCAAGCTCGACATGGACATCGACCTGCGCTTGCCCGTCGATGCCGGCAGCTTCATCGATGCGCTGGCTGCGCACACCGGGTCGTCGAGCCTGCCTGACCGACCCGCCTGGCGCCAGCGCTGCAGCGACTGGAAGCGACGCTATGCCGTGGGCGAGGGAAAGCCATTCCATACCGACGGGCCGATCAGCCACTATCATTTCGTCTCGGCTCTGTCCGATGCCGCGCCGCCTGAAACCCTGGTATCCACGGGCAGTTCCGGGCTCGGCGTCGAAGCGTTCTACACGGTGTTTCGCAACAAGCCCGGTCAGCGCGTGTTCCTGACTTCCGGCCTCGGCGCCATGGGCTACGGGCTTCCAGCTGCCATCGGCGCCTGCCTCGCCGGAAACCGGCGACCCGCAATCGCGATCGAGAGCGACGGCAGCCTGCAACTCAATCTCCAGGAACTGGCGACGGTGAAAGCGCAGAAGCTACCGATCTGCCTGGTGATCATGGACAACGGCGGCTACTGTTCGATCCGCAACACCCAGCGCAATTATTTCCAGGAGCGCTATCTCGGCATCGATCCTGCATCCGGGCTCTGGCTGCCCGACCTGGAGAAAATTGCTGCTGCTTACGGCCTGCCCTTTCTGCGGATCGACGATCCCGGAAACATCGATGCAGCCCTGAAAGAAGCCCTGGCGTTGCCCAGGCCCTGTTTGATCGACGTGCGCCTGATGAAGGACGAGACACTGGCACCGAAATCTGCCGCAGTTCCCCAGCCAGACGGTTCAATGATTTCTATGCCTCTGGAAGACATGTCGCCGCTGCTGCCGCTTGATCAGCTGCGAGCGGAAATGCTGATTCCGTTGATGCCCCAATCACTGGGAACGATTCGCTAATGCCGCGAATGCAAAACCCGAGGCCTGCCCATCGCAGAAAGAGCCCATCATGAGCAAGCTTTCCTACTACTTCGATATGGCAAGGAAGATTCGCCCATTCAAGGCCGCGCCCAAGGTATTGAATTATCTGAAATACAGGACAAGTCCCCGACTGGCGCAGACGTCGGTCACGAAATACTCTCCGCAAATCGCCGGACTGCTGCTAACCAAACGCTGCAACATGAGTTGCAGCTTTTGCAATGTCGCCACCTTCATGCATGACAAGAGCACGGCATGGCGGACACTGGAAGGCGATCTGGAAAAAGTAAAGAAGATTTTCGCGACCCCCTTGTTCTCGAATGCCCTGCTAGTGGACATCCTGGGCGGCGAACCCTTGCTGGTCAAGGAACTCCCCGCTATCGTCGCTTTTCTTTCCCAGCGCGGCCACCTCACCAACATCACCACGAACGGCATTCTGCTTGCTGATCGCGTTCAGGAACTAAAAGATGCGGGAATTTCGCGCATCAACATTTCGGTATACGAAGACAATCGAAAAGTCCTGGAGCGGGACCTGGAACGTATCAATCGCGTTTTCCCCGTACACACGAACATGGTCATTTTCCGCAAGGAGATCGTCCATTCTCCCGAAAATGTCATCGAAACAGTCCGCTTTCTCAAGCAGTCCGGATGCATCGATCTAAGATTCTGGATCTACAGGCCCATTGGCGAACACATCGAAGAGGACGAAATTCTCTACGAAGACGACCCGCTTCTGCTCGCCTTTCGGAACAGCGTTGAGAAGGCGGTCCCGGGATTCTGCTTTTGGCCGGTACCACCAGTGAAGGGCGAAGGCGTCAAAAAGCGCTGCCCTCAACTCTGGCAGCGCATCAGCTGCGACATGCAAGGCAACGTCGGCATCTGCTGCGGTACGGATTTGTTTCTTCCAGCCCCAGGGGGCAATCTCTTCGAGGGAGACCCGGATGCCGTCCATAACCACCCTACGCTGGTGAAGATGCGCAAACAACTCCTGGATCCCCTTGCCGAACCCCCAGAAATGTGCAAATCCTGCAACCTGCTGGGCGACCCGGGATGGTAGCCACCGGGCAACGAATACTCGCCAATCCGTTGGCCCCGCCTGCCATCAGGCTGGTCGAAACAGATAATTGCCGTTCTGCGGACGCGTGACATCGATGTCGACCAATGCCCCATTTTCATCAATGTAGTTTCCATGATAGCCGTGCCCGGTAAGCAACTGAATAAGGTCTTGCGGGACATATCCAAAGCGGTGGCAGTGGATATCGACTATCTCGACGAAGATGACAGGGTGGCAACGGTTTATCAATCTTTCCGTGCCACGCAGAAAGTTCAGTTCGCCGCCTTCGATATCCGCTTTGATGAAATCCACATGTTCCACTCCCTCCCGATCCAGAACATCATCAAGACGGAGCATTGAAACCTCGACCCTGTCACCCGTATCCAGGAACTGGGACGCAGCCCCGGCGCCCATATCCGTGCCGGGTAGATACATCGAGATTGTGCGAGCCTCGTTCCCCAACGCAAAGCTGAACGACTTCAGGTTATTGCATGCGTTGAGCGCCACGTTTTCCGTCAGCTCGGCATAGGTGGCGGGTATTGGCTCAAAGGCAAGCACCTTTCCGGAATCGCCCACACGCCTCGACAAATGGATCGCATGCCAGCCGAAATTGGCGCCAACGTCTATGACCGTCGAACCGGCCGCTACAACACTCGCCATGAGCCGGGTCTCCTCCGCCTCATAGCCCCCGTAGGAGAACTGCGTTCCGCTGATCGATGCCTTCGCCGCAGAGACATTGAAGGCGCAGCCATCAGGATAGTAAAAAACCGCCCTGTTGTTCGAGATCACGATCTTCTCGGTACCCAGTTGCCCGGCCATCTCCATAAACTTCCGCCACAAGGCAGCTCTGAACTTGGCCCGCAAATCGCCAATGCTCAGATAAGTCTGGAGATTGAAGAGCCGCATTGTGAATCTGGCACAGACCGCCACGAACCAGCCATGCATCAGCGGGTTGCGACTGATGGCGTCCCGTACTCTAGCCTTTACACTCATGCCTGCCGCCTTCCCTGAAAAGCCGGATTGTAAGTTACCTCGGCTGCGCCGGCGCCCTGTCAGACCCAAAATGACACGCAGATCAGCCGTATCTGTCACTACGAAATCCCGGCATTGCCCCGCACCAATCACCAGCCTGAGATACTGCAAAATTCGCCTGCATGCTTTCAAAAAGTGGCATGCGACAATTACAATGTCGCCACTGTCAAACGACTATCTCTCCCGTTACGAACTGTTTCCCCCGTTACGAAGAGCAAGGTCATAAATCCCATGATCTGTCCATGTTGCGCACGCCCGCATGAAAACCAGGGTCTTGATTCGGCGGAACCCTTTCACTGCAAGGGATGCGGACACCACTGGTATTCCCCAGCCACACGAGCATCAACCGATTATGGCAAGCTTGGCGGACGCAATGCCGTCAAGGGCTCCTCCCATGTCCGCAAGATGCAGGACAGAATGGCCGACATTGCACCACTGCTTCGCCACGGAATGCGAGTGCTTGAAATCGGCTGCGCCGAAGGATCACTTGGCACAATGGTTCGCCAATCACTCCCCGTGCACTACACCGGAATCGAATTGTCCGAAGATGCTGCCATCGCGGCCCGGGTTCTTGACCGCGTGGTCAGAACCCCCGTCGCTACGCTGGTCAACGAGAAGTTTGATCTCCTGCTGTCCTTTCACGTTCTAGAGCACGTGGCAGACGTCACCGCGGAAATACGCCACTGGCGAAAACTGCTCGACGATGACGGCAGGCTGATCATCGAGGTTCCCAACCAAGCCGGTCACCGCTTGCTTGACCTGGATCCGAACCCGGAGCACCTGCACCAGTTTTCCGTGGCCTCCATCGCCGCGCTGCTGATCCATGAAGATTTCGAGGTCGATCGCATCGAGTCGGGTCATTGGGAATCCTCCGTCTATTCAAACAGCCTGAGAGTATTTGCCCGACCGGCGCTCACCGGACATCAACGCAGAGCGCTGCTGTTGCAGCGCTTCCAGAGTCATCTTCCTGATCAATTTGCGGCATGGGGAATCGGAGGAGATTTTCGTGCTTACGTCGAGCCTCTGCTCGATTCATTGCCCGTGGCAGCGTTGATCGACAGTGCCGAGCAACGGCAAGGTGAACGCCATGGTCACCTCACCGTCGAGACCTATGACGAGCGACGGCACGGGGCGCTGCCCATCCTGGTGTGCAGCGTCCGCTATCGCGATGACATTCTGCGCAACATCGATGCACTTGGCATTCCGTCCTCCCGAATCGTGAGCCTGGACGATGTCTTCGGACCTTCCCGGCCATGACCCACAACATACGGCACTGCCCGATCTGTGGATTCAACCGAACCGTACCGTTGCACATGAATGCCCTGGTCGCGCTGGACGGCCTGGACATGAGCTATCGCGTCGCCCGCTGCCCGGCGTGCGGCTTCGTCTTCGCCGACCGCTTGCCGTCGCCAGCAACCTACGCCGCTTATTACCGTTCGCTTTCCAAATACGATATCGCTCCGGACAATACCGGTCCGTCGCCCACCGATCGCTTGCGTTGCGATGCCGCCGTGGCCCTTCTGCGCCCCCATGCCCGACCCGACGCCAGGATCGCCGACCTGGGCTGCGGATCCGGCTTGCTGCTTGGCGCGCTTCGTATAGCGGGGTGGTCCCGCCTGGCCGGGATCGATCCCGCGCCCGGCGCGCCGCAACAGGCTCGCCGGCAGTTCGGGCTCGACTGTATCCGCTGCGGAACGCTCGAACAGGCCCCCGCGCTTCTCGATCTGTCGGCCATGGACGTGGTCTGCCTGACCGGTGTGCTCGAACACCTGCCGCGACTGCGCGAAGACCTTGAAGCCTTGACTGCGGCCATCGGACCTCAAACGAAAATCCTTGTCGAAGTGCCCGCGCTGGAACGTTTCGCGCACAGCCCTTTCGAGCCATACGGCGAACTCTCCCTCGAGCACATCCAGTACTTTTCCACCGCAAGCCTGACGGCGCTTTTTGGCGCTCTTGGCTTCACCGCACTTTCGTCGGCTCTCGTCGACCTGCCTCCCGGATATTGCGACAGCCTCTTCGGGCTCTTCATCCGCAGTCCTGTCCCCGGGCCACTCTCCACTTCGACCGCGGTAAGCGATGACATCGAAGACTACCTTGCGCAATCGGAAGCCATGACCCGGGCCGCCCTCGGGCGCATCGCCGCCTGCCCGGCGAAGACGCTGGCGATCTACGGTGCCGGGAGCCACACGGCACGCCTGATACCGCGCCTTCTGGAAGCCGGAGAGAAGCGCCTCGTCCAATTGGTCGACGGCAACCCGAATCTGCACGGGAAAATGATGGGGCCACTGCTCATCGAGGCTCCCGAAACACTCGACCGCCATCCAGAAGCCACGGTGGTCGTGTCATCGTTCCGGACGCAACAGGCGATCAGCGACGTCTTGCGCACATCCCGCCCCAATCCCGTGCTGACCCTCTACTGAGGCCTGACGACAAGTGCAGCAAGGCCGCCACGCCACTTTCGCAACTGCCTGCAGCGACCTTGAGGTCCTGCTTGACAGGCAACCCTTACCCGAGCTGGCCGGAATCCGCTTGTTCGCCACCGGCTGTACGGGATTTTTCGGCTATTGGCTGCTGACAGCGCTGGAATGTCTGAACCGGCAAGGCCGCCCCGTCGAAGTAGTCGCCCTGTCGCGCGATCCGCAGGCCTTTCTCGCCCGTCATCCCGAGTTCCACCACCAGCCATGGCTCTCCTTCATTCAAGGCGACATTGCCAACTTTGCCATGCCGGGCGGTCGCTTCGAAGCAGTCATCCATGGCGCCACCGACTCCTCGCTGCAAGCCGCCGCCAACCCGTCATTGCTGCTGGCCAGCATGATCGATGGTACGCGACGGGTACTCGACGTCCTCGCCGACGTCGGATGCGAAAAATTCCTCCTGCTGAGTTCGGGCGCAGTGTACGGCGACCAGCCTGCCTCGCTGCCGGCCCTTGGGGAAGACTCCCATCTGGCGGGCGATTCCCTGGACAGAGCCAACGTTTATGGCGAAGGCAAGCGGATCATGGAAATGCTTTGCGCCTGCCGGGTCGGCAACGGGCTGCCTGCACCCGTGGTCGCTCGCTGCTTTGCCTTTCTCGGCGCTCATCTTCCCGGCCATCTCGCACCCGCCCAGTTCCTGCGCGACGCGCTTGCCGGTGGGCCGATCGTCGTGCGCGGCGACGGCTCTCCGCTACGCAGCTACCTCTATGCCGCCGATTTGGCTGTATGGCTGCTTGTGCTGCTTGCCCGCGGGAACCCCGGCCGAGCCTATAACGTCGGCGGCGACCAGGCGATCAGCCTCGTGGAACTCGTGCGAGTCATCCGCGATACCGTTGCACCGGGCGCTGCAATCGACATTCTCGGCATCGATAGTGGTGCACCGCGACATCGCTATCTGCCGGATACCCACCGCGCCCGAAAGGAGCTGGGGCTTGAGGCATGGACGTCACTACCCCAGGCCATTGCCCGCATGGCCAGCGCAATTGACCCTGCATCACGATGAATCATCGGAAGAACCGGACTTTCGATGCACCCCGCCGACTGTGGCAGGACAGCCGTAAACTTCGCTTTCTCATCGTTGGCGGCTGGAACACCCTTTTCGGTTACCTGTGTTTCTATGTTCTCTACTTGCTGGCAGCCGACTATCTGCACTACCTTTTCATTGCGGTGCTTGCGCATGTCATCAACGTCATTCAGGCATATGTCATGCAACGACGGCTGGTTTTCCGTTCCGAGGCGCAAATCATCAATGAATTCCTCCGGTTCAACGCAAGCCTTGTTGCCACCTTTCTGTTCAATCTGCTTGCCATGTACGTGCTGGTCGAAACTACGTCTCTGTCGCCCTTGATTGCCCAGGCAATAGTCATCCTTGCAAGCTTGATCCTTACCTATGTGCTGCACAGTCGCGTTTCATTCCGTCGGGTTTCGGATCGACAAGGGCGGCCCAGATGATTCATGCACCCAGGGAGTTCGACGAACGCCCTTCCTTCGCCCCGCCAGATCGCCTGACCCGGCTCGCACTGGGTTATCTTGCACTGCCGCTGTTTCTGTATTTCCCCGGATGGTTCCAACCGGCGCCAGCCCTGATCCTCTCCCTGCTGCTGGGCTACGCCTGCTGGCGTGCATTATCTGCACATACGCTGGCTGCGACTCCCTGGCCGTCGAAACGGCTTATCGCCATGGCACTGCTGATTGCCATCCTCTGGTCGATATTCGGCGGCGCCGGACATTTCTTCTATGCCAACGCCCGCGACTGGGTCATCCGCGACGCCGTACTGCACGACCTGGTGGCAGGATCCTGGCCCCCCACCTACGCAGCCGGCGGAGACGACTTTTACATACTGCGCGCGCCGGTGGCGTACTTTCTGCCAGCCGCTGCCATTGCCAAGCTGACGGGGCTGGCGACCGCGGACAAACTGCTGTGGCTATGGACGGTAGCCGGCATCACGCTGTTCTTTCTCCTGCTTCCCCTGCGGCATGCCTCACTGGCACGTTCGACGGCGGCCCTGTTGATTGTGGTGCTGTTCAGCGGAATGGACATCCTCGGTTTCATGTTTCCGGATTTCCACTGGGGCAATGTTCCGCTGCCGGGCGCATTCATCGACTGGTGGATCAAGCCGCCGCCCATGGTCAGCTACTGGTCGAATACCTCCAACCTGTTCTGGAATCCCAACCACAGCCTGCCGGGATGGATTTCAATCGTCCTGTTCTATCGCCACTGGCGCCACCCGCGATTCCTTTCCATTACGCCGCTGCTCGTTGCGGTGCTGCCCCTCTGGTCCCCCTTTGCCCTGATCGGCATGGCGCCCTTCCTCGCCATGCAGGCCCTCCGCTGGTGGCAGCAACGTTCGCGCCACGCTCTTGACATACCGCTCATTGCCGCCTGCTTCGCCGTGTTCGGTGTTGTTTTCGTCACGCTGACGATCCCCTTCAACGGTATTCAGCTCGGCATGTCTCTCACTACGGAACCGGCAGGCGGGTGGCGTTACCTGAATAACTTCGGCCATGTAGTCACTTACATGGAAAACTACACGCTGTTCGTGATCTTCGAATTCGCGGTGGTCTCCCTGCTGGTAGCCCGCGCGGTCGACCGCTGGCTTTTCGTAACGGCAGTGCTCACCCTGCTCGCGCTTCCCCTGTTCAGCTTTGGGCCGGGTAACGATCTCGCCATGCGTAGCTCCATCCCCTCTCTCGGCATACTCTGCATCGCCTCCATCAACGTGTTTGCGCATCCGGCACCCCTCATCGGAGTGTTTCGCCGCTGGTTGCTCGGACTGGTGCTGGTCATCGGAGCGGTCACTCCGTACTATGAATTCTCTCGTGCCATCGGGCGTACGCCCTGGGCGCCCAATCTGGACTTCACACTGATCGACGCCGACAATGGCCAAATTGCCCCCCATTACCTGATCCCGCGACGCCGGTCGCCTGCGGAGGCGGCGCTGAATATCTCGGCACCGCTGCCCAATGCGGTGGACTGGCTGTATTTCTGCGACAGTGTCCATCCTCGCAACAAAGCCAACAAACCATATGTGGCCTTTGCCTGGCGCAGCAATCGCAACGACGACGAAGTCCGCGCCGAGCGGGAACAGAGAAGGATGAGTAAAGTAGACTGCCAATCCGGCATACAGGCGGATGACCACGCGGCGAGTTCAGAAAGCAATCCACAATGCCCCTGATTTCGATCATCACTCCGTGCTTCAACGAAGCAGAAAATGTCGAGGAACTTCACCGCCGCATTGCCGCTCAGTTCTCCGGCATTCCCGATTGCGACTACGAACACATCTTCATCGACAACGCCTCGACCGACGGCACCGTAGAGGCAATTCGCCGTATCGCCAGCGCCGACTCTCA comes from the Sulfuritalea hydrogenivorans sk43H genome and includes:
- a CDS encoding methyltransferase domain-containing protein produces the protein MTHNIRHCPICGFNRTVPLHMNALVALDGLDMSYRVARCPACGFVFADRLPSPATYAAYYRSLSKYDIAPDNTGPSPTDRLRCDAAVALLRPHARPDARIADLGCGSGLLLGALRIAGWSRLAGIDPAPGAPQQARRQFGLDCIRCGTLEQAPALLDLSAMDVVCLTGVLEHLPRLREDLEALTAAIGPQTKILVEVPALERFAHSPFEPYGELSLEHIQYFSTASLTALFGALGFTALSSALVDLPPGYCDSLFGLFIRSPVPGPLSTSTAVSDDIEDYLAQSEAMTRAALGRIAACPAKTLAIYGAGSHTARLIPRLLEAGEKRLVQLVDGNPNLHGKMMGPLLIEAPETLDRHPEATVVVSSFRTQQAISDVLRTSRPNPVLTLY
- a CDS encoding thiamine pyrophosphate-binding protein, giving the protein MRVADYLMSHLAGLGIDHVFVLPGGGAMHLNDGLACEPRITAIPCHHEQACGIAAEAWGRVAGKFGVAMVTTGPGATNVVTPVTGAWIESVPMLVISGQVKRPDLLRDRPLRQGGVQEVDIVPIVRSITKYAVTVQDPATIRYHLERALHQMQDGRAGPVWLDIPLDVQAAQIVPAELTGYIPEAEVQPGLDEPIQQTLELIAAAERPLILAGHGVRLAGAAKRFLALAEKLDIPVVTTWNALDLIPWAHPLCVGRPGVVALRAANFAVQNCDLLISIGCRLDNIITAYNPRGFARTARKIVVDVDPEEIAKLDMDIDLRLPVDAGSFIDALAAHTGSSSLPDRPAWRQRCSDWKRRYAVGEGKPFHTDGPISHYHFVSALSDAAPPETLVSTGSSGLGVEAFYTVFRNKPGQRVFLTSGLGAMGYGLPAAIGACLAGNRRPAIAIESDGSLQLNLQELATVKAQKLPICLVIMDNGGYCSIRNTQRNYFQERYLGIDPASGLWLPDLEKIAAAYGLPFLRIDDPGNIDAALKEALALPRPCLIDVRLMKDETLAPKSAAVPQPDGSMISMPLEDMSPLLPLDQLRAEMLIPLMPQSLGTIR
- a CDS encoding NAD-dependent epimerase/dehydratase family protein, with product MFATGCTGFFGYWLLTALECLNRQGRPVEVVALSRDPQAFLARHPEFHHQPWLSFIQGDIANFAMPGGRFEAVIHGATDSSLQAAANPSLLLASMIDGTRRVLDVLADVGCEKFLLLSSGAVYGDQPASLPALGEDSHLAGDSLDRANVYGEGKRIMEMLCACRVGNGLPAPVVARCFAFLGAHLPGHLAPAQFLRDALAGGPIVVRGDGSPLRSYLYAADLAVWLLVLLARGNPGRAYNVGGDQAISLVELVRVIRDTVAPGAAIDILGIDSGAPRHRYLPDTHRARKELGLEAWTSLPQAIARMASAIDPASR
- a CDS encoding GtrA family protein → MNHRKNRTFDAPRRLWQDSRKLRFLIVGGWNTLFGYLCFYVLYLLAADYLHYLFIAVLAHVINVIQAYVMQRRLVFRSEAQIINEFLRFNASLVATFLFNLLAMYVLVETTSLSPLIAQAIVILASLILTYVLHSRVSFRRVSDRQGRPR
- a CDS encoding class I SAM-dependent methyltransferase, which gives rise to MQDRMADIAPLLRHGMRVLEIGCAEGSLGTMVRQSLPVHYTGIELSEDAAIAARVLDRVVRTPVATLVNEKFDLLLSFHVLEHVADVTAEIRHWRKLLDDDGRLIIEVPNQAGHRLLDLDPNPEHLHQFSVASIAALLIHEDFEVDRIESGHWESSVYSNSLRVFARPALTGHQRRALLLQRFQSHLPDQFAAWGIGGDFRAYVEPLLDSLPVAALIDSAEQRQGERHGHLTVETYDERRHGALPILVCSVRYRDDILRNIDALGIPSSRIVSLDDVFGPSRP
- a CDS encoding FkbM family methyltransferase produces the protein MSVKARVRDAISRNPLMHGWFVAVCARFTMRLFNLQTYLSIGDLRAKFRAALWRKFMEMAGQLGTEKIVISNNRAVFYYPDGCAFNVSAAKASISGTQFSYGGYEAEETRLMASVVAAGSTVIDVGANFGWHAIHLSRRVGDSGKVLAFEPIPATYAELTENVALNACNNLKSFSFALGNEARTISMYLPGTDMGAGAASQFLDTGDRVEVSMLRLDDVLDREGVEHVDFIKADIEGGELNFLRGTERLINRCHPVIFVEIVDIHCHRFGYVPQDLIQLLTGHGYHGNYIDENGALVDIDVTRPQNGNYLFRPA
- a CDS encoding radical SAM protein, with the translated sequence MSKLSYYFDMARKIRPFKAAPKVLNYLKYRTSPRLAQTSVTKYSPQIAGLLLTKRCNMSCSFCNVATFMHDKSTAWRTLEGDLEKVKKIFATPLFSNALLVDILGGEPLLVKELPAIVAFLSQRGHLTNITTNGILLADRVQELKDAGISRINISVYEDNRKVLERDLERINRVFPVHTNMVIFRKEIVHSPENVIETVRFLKQSGCIDLRFWIYRPIGEHIEEDEILYEDDPLLLAFRNSVEKAVPGFCFWPVPPVKGEGVKKRCPQLWQRISCDMQGNVGICCGTDLFLPAPGGNLFEGDPDAVHNHPTLVKMRKQLLDPLAEPPEMCKSCNLLGDPGW